From one Hasllibacter sp. MH4015 genomic stretch:
- a CDS encoding Hint domain-containing protein, translating to MPTTFNVFSLGTFASIDPTEGNTTAENASILVGQTIGGFGGNALAGNIQSFSPGSSGFGGGTSTVYDMNNAASNDTFRINGGPNQTFDGTSIYNATITYLDGSTATITAVVFQDTVGNTYLAPEFSSNADQAALEAGPLLSVTFDSLVGNSYSGLTGSRESGAYVACFTPGVRILSERGQRPVETLAVGDRVVTRDRGAQAIRWIGRAERVATGNMAPIRIARGALGRDLPERDLVVSQQHRMLVRSRIAERMTGAEEVLIPAKKLLALPGVDIVEGMGDVTYIHILLDRHEIIYAEGAPTESLLVGKMARQCIDPEALAELMDLFPEIVGAAPVPARPIPEGAKMRSLVARHLKNDKPLIAA from the coding sequence ATGCCGACGACATTCAACGTTTTCTCGCTGGGGACTTTCGCGAGCATCGACCCGACCGAGGGCAACACCACCGCGGAAAACGCGAGCATCCTCGTGGGGCAGACCATCGGTGGATTTGGCGGCAATGCGCTGGCGGGAAACATCCAGTCTTTCTCACCCGGAAGCAGCGGTTTCGGGGGCGGAACGTCCACTGTCTACGACATGAACAATGCCGCCTCGAACGACACGTTCCGGATCAATGGCGGTCCGAACCAGACATTCGACGGCACCTCGATCTACAACGCGACGATCACCTACCTGGACGGAAGCACGGCGACGATCACCGCCGTCGTGTTCCAGGACACGGTGGGCAACACGTATCTTGCGCCCGAATTCTCCTCCAACGCGGACCAGGCGGCGCTGGAGGCCGGACCGCTCCTGTCGGTCACGTTCGACAGCCTCGTGGGCAACTCCTACAGCGGATTGACGGGATCGCGGGAATCCGGGGCCTACGTGGCCTGTTTCACACCCGGCGTGCGGATCTTGTCGGAGAGGGGGCAAAGACCGGTGGAAACCCTTGCTGTGGGCGACCGCGTCGTCACGCGGGATCGCGGCGCGCAGGCGATCCGGTGGATCGGACGTGCCGAGCGCGTGGCAACGGGAAACATGGCCCCGATCCGCATCGCGCGCGGCGCCCTTGGCCGGGACCTGCCGGAGCGCGATCTGGTAGTATCGCAGCAGCACAGGATGCTTGTCCGTTCCCGCATCGCGGAGCGCATGACGGGGGCGGAGGAGGTCCTGATCCCCGCCAAGAAGCTGCTTGCCCTGCCCGGTGTGGACATCGTGGAGGGGATGGGCGACGTGACCTACATCCACATTCTCCTGGATCGCCACGAGATCATCTATGCCGAGGGCGCGCCGACGGAGTCGCTTCTGGTGGGCAAGATGGCCCGGCAATGCATCGACCCGGAGGCTTTGGCCGAATTGATGGACCTGTTTCCCGAGATCGTCGGCGCGGCGCCCGTGCCCGCTCGCCCAATCCCGGAAGGTGCCAAGATGCGCAGCCTCGTGGCGCGCCACCTGAAGAACGACAAGCCGCTGATTGCCGCCTGA
- the rplA gene encoding 50S ribosomal protein L1, translating to MGKMGKRLAAARAAFEGKDDVTVEEAVSLVKTNATAKFDESIEIAMTLGVDPRHADQMVRGTVDLPNGTGKSVRVAVFARGPKAEEAQAAGADIVGAEDLMETVQGGTIEFDRCIATPDMMPIVGRLGKVLGPRNLMPNPKVGTVTMDVKEAVEAAKGGQVQFKAEKAGVVHAGVGKASFDEGKLVENIRAFVDAVARAKPSGSKGTYMKKIAISSTMGPGVSINVENATGN from the coding sequence ATGGGAAAGATGGGAAAACGCCTGGCCGCTGCCCGTGCAGCCTTTGAAGGCAAAGATGACGTGACCGTGGAAGAGGCCGTTTCGCTGGTGAAGACCAACGCGACCGCCAAGTTCGACGAGAGCATTGAAATCGCGATGACGCTCGGCGTCGATCCGCGCCACGCCGACCAGATGGTCCGCGGTACGGTCGATCTGCCCAACGGCACCGGCAAATCGGTCCGCGTGGCCGTCTTCGCCCGTGGCCCGAAGGCCGAGGAAGCACAGGCCGCTGGTGCGGATATCGTCGGTGCGGAAGACCTGATGGAGACCGTCCAAGGCGGCACCATCGAGTTCGACCGCTGCATCGCCACGCCCGACATGATGCCCATCGTGGGCCGTCTGGGTAAGGTGCTGGGCCCGCGCAACCTGATGCCGAACCCGAAGGTCGGCACGGTGACGATGGACGTCAAGGAAGCGGTCGAGGCCGCGAAGGGCGGTCAGGTCCAGTTCAAGGCCGAAAAGGCCGGTGTGGTCCATGCCGGTGTCGGCAAAGCCTCCTTCGATGAGGGCAAGCTGGTGGAAAACATCCGCGCTTTCGTGGATGCGGTGGCCCGCGCCAAGCCCTCGGGCTCCAAGGGCACGTACATGAAGAAGATCGCCATCAGCTCCACCATGGGGCCGGGCGTGTCGATCAACGTGGAAAACGCGACCGGTAACTGA
- the rplK gene encoding 50S ribosomal protein L11 has translation MAKKLAGTMKLQIPAGQANPSPPVGPALGQRGINIMEFCKAFNAKTQEMEQGAPCPTVITYYQDKSFTMDIKTPPASYYLKKAAGLKNVGKRNRPRGAETPGRETVATITAKQLREIAEAKMVDLSANDVEAAMQIILGSAKSMGIEVKG, from the coding sequence ATGGCCAAGAAACTTGCTGGCACGATGAAGCTGCAGATCCCTGCAGGTCAAGCCAACCCCAGCCCCCCTGTGGGCCCTGCGCTGGGTCAGCGCGGCATCAACATCATGGAATTCTGCAAGGCGTTCAACGCCAAGACGCAGGAGATGGAACAGGGCGCGCCTTGCCCCACGGTAATCACGTATTACCAGGACAAGTCCTTCACCATGGACATCAAGACGCCGCCCGCGTCGTACTACCTGAAGAAGGCCGCCGGCCTGAAGAACGTGGGCAAGCGCAACCGTCCGCGCGGGGCCGAGACGCCGGGTCGCGAGACCGTGGCGACGATCACCGCCAAGCAGCTGCGCGAGATCGCGGAAGCCAAGATGGTGGACCTGTCGGCCAACGACGTGGAAGCCGCAATGCAGATCATCCTTGGTTCCGCCAAGTCGATGGGTATCGAGGTAAAGGGGTAA
- a CDS encoding DMT family transporter: MSLRTELALLALLALLWGASYLFIKVAVAEIPPVTLIALRVLGAAIFLLVVMGARSEALPRDGRTWRMLLLQAVFNSIGAWTVLAWGQQYVDAGLASVLNSTSPIFVFLLTMSVTRHERLGGRKLLGAALGVLGVALIVGVDALRGLGDQVAGQIACLLGAALYAGAAIYGKRFYHISAVAAATGTMIWASVVLVPVALVLDRPWTLTPSVSALAATAILSILCTGVALLIYFRLVRTLGSMGVASQSYLRAGIGVVLGLVVLGETFTLPVAVGLVAAIAGVALINWPARGGPGR; this comes from the coding sequence GTGTCCCTGAGAACGGAATTGGCGTTGCTGGCGCTGCTCGCGCTTCTGTGGGGCGCGTCTTACCTGTTCATCAAGGTGGCTGTGGCGGAGATACCGCCCGTCACGCTGATCGCTTTGCGGGTTCTGGGGGCGGCCATCTTCCTGTTGGTCGTCATGGGCGCACGGTCGGAGGCCTTACCGAGGGACGGACGGACATGGCGGATGTTGCTGCTTCAGGCCGTGTTCAACAGCATCGGCGCGTGGACCGTACTGGCCTGGGGGCAGCAATATGTCGATGCAGGGCTGGCGAGTGTGCTCAATTCGACGTCGCCGATCTTTGTCTTCCTGCTGACGATGTCGGTGACACGGCATGAGCGGTTGGGTGGGCGCAAGCTGCTGGGTGCTGCATTGGGCGTGCTGGGTGTCGCGTTGATCGTGGGCGTGGATGCGCTGCGCGGGCTCGGCGATCAGGTGGCCGGGCAGATCGCGTGCCTGCTTGGCGCGGCGCTCTACGCCGGGGCGGCGATCTATGGAAAACGGTTCTATCATATCAGCGCGGTTGCCGCTGCGACCGGAACGATGATCTGGGCGTCGGTGGTTCTGGTCCCGGTGGCGCTGGTGTTGGACCGGCCCTGGACCCTGACCCCGTCCGTTTCGGCCTTGGCGGCGACGGCGATCCTGTCGATTCTTTGCACCGGCGTGGCGCTGTTGATCTATTTCCGGCTGGTCCGCACGCTGGGCTCCATGGGCGTTGCCAGCCAGAGTTATCTGCGGGCCGGGATCGGTGTCGTCCTGGGGCTTGTGGTCCTGGGAGAGACCTTCACGCTGCCGGTCGCCGTCGGTCTTGTCGCCGCGATTGCGGGGGTGGCGTTGATCAACTGGCCGGCGCGGGGCGGGCCCGGCCGCTAG
- a CDS encoding antibiotic biosynthesis monooxygenase has translation MIAVIFEVQPAEGRKQEYLDIAAEMRPMLDHMDGFLSVERFQSLSDPRKILSLSFFEDEAAIARWRNLNAHRGAQAKGRGGVFDDYRLRIACVIRDYGMFDRAQAPDDSRNAHRE, from the coding sequence ATGATCGCCGTCATTTTCGAGGTTCAACCGGCGGAGGGTCGCAAGCAAGAGTATCTCGATATCGCCGCCGAGATGCGCCCGATGCTGGATCACATGGACGGGTTCCTGTCGGTCGAGCGGTTCCAGAGCCTGAGCGACCCGCGCAAGATCCTGTCGTTGTCGTTTTTCGAGGATGAGGCCGCCATTGCCCGCTGGCGCAACCTCAACGCCCACCGGGGCGCGCAGGCCAAGGGGCGGGGCGGGGTCTTCGACGATTACCGCCTGCGCATTGCCTGCGTGATCCGGGACTACGGGATGTTCGACCGGGCGCAAGCCCCCGACGATAGCCGCAACGCGCACCGGGAATGA
- a CDS encoding NIPSNAP family protein translates to MLTCIIRYHIDPTKKSQFEEYARNWGQAIPRCGADLIGYYAPHEGSATLAYGIYNVASLADYEAYRARLSADPLGRENYEFAQKEKFLLREDRTFLRLASAPHGDSA, encoded by the coding sequence GTGCTGACGTGTATCATTCGCTACCATATCGACCCGACCAAGAAGTCCCAATTCGAGGAGTACGCCCGAAATTGGGGGCAGGCGATCCCGCGCTGCGGCGCGGACCTGATCGGCTACTACGCCCCCCATGAGGGATCCGCGACGCTGGCCTATGGCATCTACAACGTGGCGAGCCTTGCGGATTACGAGGCGTATCGCGCGCGTCTGTCTGCCGATCCCCTGGGCCGCGAGAATTACGAATTCGCCCAGAAAGAGAAATTCCTGCTGCGCGAGGATCGGACGTTCCTGAGGCTTGCGTCTGCGCCCCACGGGGATAGTGCATGA
- a CDS encoding helix-turn-helix transcriptional regulator, with the protein MKEGPDIARIAALIGDPARANMLTTLMSGKALTVSELAEEAGVTIQTASSHLSKLDDGRLLRPRKQGRHKYFSLASDDVAHVLEALMGLAAGAGQLRKRPGPKDAALRQARVCYNHLAGDKGTQMFDSLMGHGHLALEGDNLRLTPSGTEFVAGLEIDLDALRKARAPLCRECLDWSERRSHLAGSLGRAFLTRFEEMSWASRDPKTRVVAFTRHGADAFAKLFAVP; encoded by the coding sequence ATGAAAGAAGGCCCCGACATCGCCCGTATCGCCGCGCTGATCGGCGATCCCGCCCGCGCCAATATGCTGACCACGTTGATGAGCGGGAAGGCCCTGACCGTCAGCGAATTGGCGGAGGAGGCGGGTGTCACGATCCAGACCGCCAGCTCTCACCTGTCCAAGCTCGACGATGGACGCCTCCTGCGTCCGCGCAAACAGGGGCGACACAAGTATTTCTCCCTGGCCAGCGACGATGTCGCCCATGTCCTCGAGGCGTTGATGGGCTTGGCCGCCGGGGCGGGGCAACTGCGCAAGCGCCCCGGTCCCAAGGATGCCGCGCTGCGCCAAGCGCGCGTGTGCTACAATCACCTGGCCGGCGACAAGGGCACGCAGATGTTCGACAGCCTGATGGGCCACGGGCACCTGGCGCTGGAAGGCGACAACCTGCGCCTGACACCATCCGGCACGGAATTCGTGGCCGGGTTGGAGATCGACCTCGACGCCTTGCGCAAGGCCCGCGCGCCGCTTTGCCGGGAATGCCTGGACTGGAGCGAACGGCGGTCCCACCTCGCGGGCAGCCTGGGGCGCGCCTTCCTCACCCGGTTCGAGGAGATGTCATGGGCCAGCCGCGATCCCAAAACCCGCGTCGTCGCGTTCACGCGCCATGGGGCCGACGCATTCGCAAAGCTCTTCGCGGTCCCCTGA
- the nusG gene encoding transcription termination/antitermination protein NusG, which translates to MAKRWYSVSVLSNFEKRIAEQIRTAVAEKGLEDVIEEVLVPEEDVIEIRRGKKVTVPRRFMPGYVLVRMEMTDAGYHVINSIQRVTGFLGPQGRPMPMRDEEVNAILNRVEEGEAAPRSTITFEVGEKVKVNDGPFEDFDGMVEEVDEDNQRLKVTVSIFGRATPVELEYTQVSKQS; encoded by the coding sequence ATGGCGAAGCGTTGGTATTCGGTCTCGGTCCTGTCGAACTTTGAGAAGCGCATCGCGGAGCAGATCCGCACCGCCGTGGCCGAAAAGGGCCTGGAGGACGTGATCGAAGAGGTCTTGGTTCCCGAAGAGGACGTGATCGAGATCCGCCGGGGCAAGAAAGTCACTGTGCCCCGCCGCTTCATGCCCGGCTACGTGCTGGTGCGCATGGAGATGACCGACGCAGGCTATCACGTCATCAATTCCATCCAGCGGGTCACGGGATTCCTGGGCCCGCAGGGCCGCCCGATGCCGATGCGCGACGAGGAGGTGAACGCGATCCTCAACCGCGTGGAGGAAGGCGAGGCCGCGCCGCGGTCCACTATCACGTTCGAGGTTGGCGAGAAGGTCAAGGTCAACGATGGCCCGTTCGAGGATTTCGACGGCATGGTCGAGGAAGTGGACGAGGACAACCAGCGCCTGAAGGTGACGGTGTCGATCTTCGGCCGCGCCACGCCGGTGGAGCTGGAATACACGCAGGTCAGCAAGCAGAGCTGA
- the secE gene encoding preprotein translocase subunit SecE — protein MANPFQFLQQTRSEVAKVVWPTRREVLVTTAMVFVMAVVAAIFFFGVDWLIRNGLEFVLTYFGS, from the coding sequence ATGGCCAACCCGTTCCAGTTTCTGCAACAGACCCGCTCGGAAGTGGCGAAGGTCGTCTGGCCGACCCGTCGGGAAGTGCTTGTCACCACCGCGATGGTCTTCGTGATGGCCGTGGTCGCCGCGATCTTCTTCTTTGGCGTGGATTGGTTGATCCGCAACGGTTTGGAATTCGTACTGACCTATTTCGGAAGCTGA
- a CDS encoding YdcF family protein, translating into MTAIMILGAAVWADGPSPTLRRRTLHGAALFHQGRGDAIIVCGGLGRHPPSEARVMADLLIADSVPEAAIHREDRSTNTAQNIAFALPILRDLGVRDVVIVSDAYHLPRARLIARRHGLRVTVSAPPRGTARLWPQIKGWLREGPGILAVLLRIR; encoded by the coding sequence TTGACCGCTATCATGATCCTCGGCGCGGCGGTCTGGGCCGATGGGCCGTCGCCGACCCTGCGCAGGCGGACGCTGCACGGCGCCGCCTTGTTTCACCAGGGCCGCGGCGATGCGATCATCGTCTGCGGTGGCCTGGGACGGCATCCGCCCTCCGAAGCGCGTGTGATGGCCGACCTCCTGATCGCCGACAGCGTGCCGGAGGCCGCGATCCATCGGGAGGACCGATCCACCAACACCGCCCAGAACATCGCCTTCGCCCTTCCGATCCTGCGCGACCTCGGGGTCCGCGACGTGGTGATCGTGTCCGATGCCTACCACCTGCCCCGCGCCCGCCTGATCGCGCGGCGTCACGGGCTTCGGGTCACCGTCAGTGCTCCGCCGCGCGGGACCGCCCGCCTCTGGCCGCAGATCAAGGGTTGGCTGCGCGAAGGGCCCGGTATTCTGGCCGTGCTGCTCCGCATCCGTTGA
- a CDS encoding alpha/beta hydrolase, giving the protein MRILILLAVGAVAFYVLIALGMYLGQRRFMYFPTNDNPPPEAVGVPDARVEAVETADGEVLVLWYAEADAGQPTVLFFHGNGGEMAHRSGRFAAYRAAGFGVLFVSYRGYGGSTGRPSEAGLHADAEAAYGWLRDRGVAPEDIVIAGASLGTGVAVQLAARHPVGALVLGAPYSAADDLAADIYPWLPVRLLMRDRFRSVDHIGAVEAPILIQHGTEDRVVPHRSGEALYQAAPEGTDFVSMPGAGHEVLFDPSLWQSEIAFIQRVRGDR; this is encoded by the coding sequence ATGCGTATCTTGATCCTCTTGGCCGTCGGCGCGGTCGCCTTCTATGTCCTGATCGCGCTCGGCATGTATCTGGGCCAGCGCCGGTTCATGTATTTCCCGACCAACGACAATCCGCCGCCCGAGGCGGTGGGTGTGCCGGATGCGCGCGTCGAGGCGGTGGAGACGGCGGACGGGGAGGTTCTTGTCCTGTGGTACGCCGAGGCCGATGCCGGTCAGCCGACCGTTCTGTTCTTTCATGGCAATGGCGGAGAGATGGCGCACAGGTCAGGGCGCTTCGCGGCGTATCGGGCGGCCGGGTTCGGGGTCCTGTTCGTGTCCTACCGGGGGTATGGCGGCAGCACCGGGCGACCGTCCGAGGCGGGGCTGCACGCGGATGCGGAGGCCGCCTATGGCTGGCTGCGCGACAGGGGCGTTGCGCCCGAGGATATCGTGATCGCGGGCGCGTCCCTTGGCACCGGGGTGGCGGTTCAACTGGCCGCCCGGCACCCGGTGGGGGCCTTGGTGCTGGGGGCGCCCTATTCCGCCGCGGACGACCTGGCCGCCGATATCTATCCGTGGTTGCCGGTGCGTCTGTTGATGCGCGACCGGTTTCGCAGCGTCGATCACATTGGCGCAGTGGAGGCGCCGATCCTGATCCAGCACGGCACGGAGGACCGTGTTGTGCCCCATCGGTCGGGAGAGGCATTGTACCAAGCCGCGCCGGAGGGGACGGACTTCGTCAGCATGCCGGGGGCGGGGCACGAGGTGCTGTTCGACCCAAGCCTGTGGCAAAGCGAGATTGCGTTTATTCAGCGGGTCCGGGGCGACAGGTAA
- a CDS encoding adenylate/guanylate cyclase domain-containing protein, with translation MQERADRREWQLPKRLAWFINYGTGDLSGPELRQRRTLNGLSALIPISGLSYAALYLMSDARGLWPAALVALLFCLIVAWPFIAARNEVAAWVYGAGLAVIVQALLVWMLGRDSGLHLYFLSIPAIAIVCFGTRRVGPLVGLTAICAAALVYSEVMLTEPAAFIRVGDGLLTFLQVSAFVIVTAYVALGVYVGFLYADTAERALEVEYGRSEDLLYTLLPQEIARRLKAEPHTTIADSLPNVAIVFADIANFTPIAAKLDPQEVVQVLNRVFRAFDALADRLDLEKIKTIGDAYMVAAGMPNSVGDPAHRAANMALDMLEIAEAHASIVPDGLQIRIGMHVGPVVAGVIGNRKLFYDVWGETVNVASRMESCSAPGRILLTPAARAQLGDDFTFEKRGETEVKGVGPVETWWLTGRA, from the coding sequence ATGCAAGAGCGTGCCGATCGCCGCGAATGGCAGCTTCCCAAAAGGCTGGCGTGGTTCATCAATTACGGGACCGGGGATCTCAGCGGGCCGGAATTGCGGCAGCGGCGTACGTTGAACGGTCTTTCGGCCCTCATCCCGATCTCGGGCCTGTCTTATGCGGCCCTCTACCTGATGAGCGATGCGCGGGGGTTATGGCCCGCCGCGCTCGTGGCGCTTCTGTTCTGCCTGATCGTCGCGTGGCCCTTCATCGCGGCGCGAAACGAGGTGGCGGCGTGGGTGTACGGCGCGGGTCTGGCGGTTATCGTTCAGGCGCTTCTGGTGTGGATGTTGGGGCGCGATTCGGGGCTGCACCTCTATTTCCTGAGCATACCGGCTATCGCAATCGTCTGTTTCGGCACCCGGCGCGTGGGGCCGCTGGTCGGGCTGACGGCGATATGCGCCGCGGCGCTGGTGTATTCCGAGGTGATGCTGACCGAACCGGCAGCCTTCATCAGGGTGGGGGACGGCCTCCTGACATTCCTCCAGGTGAGCGCCTTCGTCATCGTCACGGCCTATGTGGCGCTTGGGGTCTATGTGGGCTTCCTATATGCCGACACGGCGGAGCGGGCGCTGGAGGTCGAATACGGGCGGTCGGAGGATCTGCTTTACACCTTGCTGCCGCAGGAGATTGCGCGGCGTCTGAAGGCGGAGCCCCACACGACCATCGCGGATAGTCTGCCGAACGTCGCGATCGTCTTTGCCGACATCGCCAATTTCACGCCGATCGCGGCGAAGCTGGACCCGCAGGAGGTCGTGCAGGTCCTCAACCGGGTCTTCCGCGCCTTTGACGCGCTGGCGGATCGGCTGGACCTGGAGAAGATCAAGACCATCGGCGATGCTTACATGGTGGCCGCTGGCATGCCGAATTCGGTCGGCGACCCGGCGCACCGGGCGGCGAACATGGCGCTTGATATGTTGGAAATCGCGGAAGCCCATGCCTCCATCGTGCCGGACGGGCTGCAGATCAGGATCGGGATGCATGTGGGCCCGGTCGTGGCCGGGGTGATCGGCAACCGGAAGCTGTTCTATGACGTCTGGGGAGAGACGGTGAACGTCGCCAGCCGCATGGAGAGTTGCAGCGCGCCGGGCCGTATCCTGCTGACGCCGGCCGCGCGCGCGCAATTGGGGGACGACTTCACGTTCGAGAAACGGGGTGAGACCGAGGTGAAGGGCGTGGGGCCGGTCGAGACGTGGTGGCTGACCGGGCGGGCCTGA